In Opitutaceae bacterium TAV5, one genomic interval encodes:
- a CDS encoding excinuclease ABC subunit A, whose translation MQPIATHIHIKGAREHNLKNLELRLPRGKLVVITGPSGSGKSSLAFDTIYAEGYRKYMESLSTQARQVLEQLKRPDVDFIHGLSPVLAIEQRTGGGSPRSTIATVTEIADYARLLWALHGEQRCPKDGGRVVQRSLDDNVARVLAEAPGQRIMLLAPALVARPSVLREELPRLRQRGFQRIRLDGNNENGVGIRNLDDPHLIPAGTREIAVDLVVDRLVAVEDQRSRLADSLELAFREGKDRAIVLAQKSAADPWREIPLSQTLACEICGDVFEKLTPRHFSFNHSEGACPTCGGIGRKLRFVPELVIPDPEKSVREGAIKPWRIGGKNLIIKHNAQLKQLAEQLPFDADTPWKDLPEKTRDTILRGAGERLFAFKLKRMREPRALPFPGVIADLEASFRETDSDGFRARLTTYMVSGECPECHGTRLNARSSNVFVRASGTWHGLPARESCPSAVARAGSPCHDKPTGWKPVPRQSPPLSITDFFHLDVAAAHAVAAGLAETLGGNDALREIVTGIEQRLRFLLETGLGYLTLDRDYDTLSGGEAQRVRLATQLGMGLMGVIYVLDEPSIGLHPHDNRKLLDTLRELRDHGNTVLVVEHDEDTMRMADEIVELGPEAGTEGGRILFQGTPEALMAAPSRQTRTGPYLARKLAITRDARTRDTDGAFLTVREARANNLRGVDARFPVGLLTCVTGVSGSGKSTLVNDILATAAARKLNGAKALPAAHRAIEHLDFFEKLVQVDQSPIGRSPRSNPATYTGLMDLLRDLFAQVPLAKVRGYKASRFSFNVRGGRCERCQGDGVIKLDMQFMADAYAPCPSCGGRRFNRETLEVLFHGKSIADVLDMTVRDAIGLFRNIPRVMDKLATLDAVGLGYLTLGQSATTLSGGEAQRIKLSLELSKRQQGNTLYILDEPTTGLHWVDIQHLMDLLFKLRDAGNTLIVIEHNLDVINIADWLIDLGPGGGSAGGEIIYAGPRAGIESEPRSLTGQALKRWREAAR comes from the coding sequence ATGCAACCGATTGCCACACACATTCACATCAAGGGAGCCCGGGAGCACAACCTGAAGAACCTCGAACTGCGCCTGCCGCGCGGGAAGCTCGTGGTCATCACGGGACCCTCCGGCTCGGGCAAATCGTCGCTCGCCTTCGACACGATCTACGCCGAGGGCTACCGCAAGTACATGGAGTCGCTCTCCACCCAGGCGCGCCAGGTGCTCGAGCAACTGAAACGGCCCGACGTCGATTTCATCCACGGCCTCTCGCCCGTCCTCGCCATCGAGCAACGCACAGGCGGCGGCTCGCCGCGCAGCACCATCGCCACCGTCACCGAAATCGCCGACTACGCCCGGCTCCTCTGGGCGCTCCACGGCGAACAGCGTTGCCCGAAAGACGGCGGCCGTGTCGTGCAGCGTTCGCTCGACGACAACGTGGCCCGCGTCCTCGCCGAAGCCCCGGGCCAGCGCATCATGCTGCTCGCGCCCGCGCTCGTCGCCCGGCCGAGCGTGCTCCGCGAGGAACTGCCGCGCCTGCGCCAGCGCGGCTTCCAGCGCATCCGTCTCGACGGCAACAACGAAAACGGCGTCGGCATCCGCAACCTCGACGATCCTCACCTCATCCCCGCCGGCACACGCGAGATTGCCGTGGACCTCGTCGTCGATCGCCTCGTGGCCGTCGAGGACCAGCGCAGCCGCCTCGCCGACTCGCTCGAACTCGCCTTTCGCGAGGGCAAGGACCGCGCCATCGTCCTCGCGCAAAAATCCGCCGCCGATCCGTGGCGCGAGATTCCGCTGAGCCAGACGCTCGCCTGCGAGATTTGCGGCGACGTTTTCGAAAAACTCACGCCGCGCCATTTTTCCTTCAACCACTCCGAAGGCGCGTGCCCGACCTGCGGCGGCATCGGACGCAAACTCCGTTTCGTGCCCGAACTCGTCATTCCCGATCCGGAAAAATCCGTCCGCGAGGGGGCGATCAAGCCGTGGCGGATCGGCGGGAAAAACCTCATCATCAAACATAACGCCCAGCTCAAGCAGCTCGCCGAACAACTCCCGTTCGACGCCGACACGCCCTGGAAAGACCTGCCCGAAAAGACCCGCGACACGATCCTGCGCGGAGCCGGCGAGCGGCTGTTTGCCTTCAAGCTGAAACGCATGCGCGAGCCTCGCGCCCTGCCTTTCCCGGGGGTGATCGCGGACCTCGAGGCAAGTTTCCGCGAGACGGACAGCGACGGGTTCCGCGCCCGGCTCACGACCTACATGGTGAGCGGCGAATGCCCCGAATGCCACGGCACGCGGCTGAATGCGCGCAGCTCGAACGTATTTGTGCGGGCATCCGGGACGTGGCACGGGCTTCCAGCCCGTGAGAGTTGCCCCTCCGCCGTGGCACGGGCTGGAAGCCCATGCCACGACAAACCCACGGGCTGGAAGCCCGTGCCACGTCAATCCCCTCCGCTCTCCATCACGGATTTTTTCCACCTCGACGTCGCCGCCGCCCATGCCGTGGCGGCCGGGCTGGCCGAAACGCTCGGGGGCAACGACGCCCTGCGCGAGATCGTCACCGGCATCGAACAACGCCTCCGTTTTCTCCTCGAGACCGGGCTGGGCTATCTGACGCTCGACCGCGATTACGACACGCTTTCCGGCGGCGAGGCCCAGCGCGTGCGGCTCGCCACCCAGCTCGGCATGGGCCTGATGGGCGTCATCTACGTCCTCGACGAGCCGAGCATCGGACTGCATCCGCACGACAACCGGAAGCTCCTCGACACGCTTCGCGAGCTGCGCGACCACGGCAACACCGTCCTCGTCGTCGAGCACGACGAAGACACCATGCGCATGGCCGACGAGATCGTCGAACTCGGTCCCGAAGCCGGCACCGAAGGCGGACGTATCCTGTTTCAGGGTACGCCCGAGGCGCTCATGGCCGCGCCGTCGCGCCAGACGCGCACCGGACCCTACCTCGCCCGCAAGCTGGCCATCACCAGGGACGCCAGAACCAGGGACACCGACGGCGCTTTCCTCACCGTTCGCGAAGCCCGCGCCAACAACCTGCGCGGTGTCGACGCGCGTTTCCCGGTCGGGCTGCTGACGTGCGTCACCGGTGTGTCCGGCTCGGGCAAGAGCACGCTCGTCAACGACATCCTCGCCACCGCCGCCGCCCGCAAGCTCAACGGCGCGAAAGCCCTCCCCGCCGCCCACCGCGCCATCGAGCACCTCGATTTTTTCGAAAAACTCGTGCAGGTCGACCAGTCGCCGATCGGCCGCTCGCCGCGCTCCAATCCGGCGACCTACACGGGGCTCATGGACCTGCTGCGCGATCTCTTCGCGCAGGTGCCGCTCGCCAAGGTGCGCGGCTACAAGGCCAGCCGTTTTTCGTTCAACGTCCGCGGCGGGCGCTGCGAACGTTGCCAGGGCGACGGCGTGATCAAGCTCGACATGCAGTTCATGGCCGATGCGTACGCGCCGTGCCCGAGTTGCGGCGGCCGGCGTTTCAATCGCGAGACGCTCGAAGTGCTTTTTCACGGCAAGTCGATCGCCGACGTGCTCGACATGACAGTGCGCGACGCCATCGGCCTTTTCCGCAACATCCCGCGTGTGATGGACAAGCTTGCCACGCTCGACGCCGTGGGGCTCGGCTACCTCACGCTCGGGCAGTCCGCCACGACGCTCTCCGGCGGCGAGGCCCAGCGGATAAAACTCTCGCTCGAGCTCAGCAAGCGGCAGCAGGGCAACACGCTCTACATCCTCGACGAACCCACGACTGGCCTGCACTGGGTGGACATCCAGCACCTCATGGACCTGCTCTTCAAGCTGCGCGACGCCGGCAACACGCTGATCGTGATCGAGCACAATCTCGACGTGATCAACATCGCCGACTGGCTGATCGATCTCGGTCCCGGCGGCGGCAGCGCGGGCGGCGAGATCATCTACGCCGGCCCCCGTGCCGGCATCGAGAGCGAGCCGCGCAGCCTCACCGGCCAGGCGCTGAAACGCTGGCGCGAGGCGGCGCGCTGA
- a CDS encoding GntR family transcriptional regulator, whose translation MARPDLQTQFAADALRKRIRHGDHAAYRLPGERQLALELGLSRQTVRRAIRLLAAEGVLARGETGRLRIASGGEQPGGSRRGIIAYVRPAAASYEIDRWRQDIEKAVATRHAVVRSIVYEHLNDTAISAALGGGFDGVFFHPSGARMAPWLTGRLRDVSTRVVVLDHDASPHGLRSVAVFPVAAGRKLLDHLARLGHRRIDCLNVQTHNSVIEARIGLWRTFLAEHRLAGTLYSPRALTLDAARDEVLARLGDSGGDPVGTAFFCTTLYAAIGGMRALHEAGLSIGRDVSVCAINDEGMAPFLIPSLTSLRSPSRVPYLGKAVDWMLGDTEWKTPSLLQPRTAPLFLGESTGPAPALPAVAARS comes from the coding sequence ATGGCCCGCCCGGATTTACAAACGCAGTTTGCCGCCGATGCGCTTCGCAAGCGCATCCGCCACGGCGATCATGCCGCGTACCGGCTGCCCGGGGAACGCCAGCTCGCGCTCGAGCTCGGGCTCAGCCGGCAGACCGTGAGGCGTGCCATCCGGCTGCTCGCCGCCGAGGGCGTGCTCGCCCGCGGCGAGACCGGCCGGCTGCGCATCGCCTCGGGCGGCGAACAGCCGGGAGGAAGCCGCCGCGGGATCATTGCCTACGTGCGCCCTGCCGCCGCTTCCTATGAAATCGATCGCTGGCGGCAGGATATCGAGAAAGCCGTCGCCACCCGCCATGCCGTGGTGCGCTCGATCGTTTACGAACACCTCAACGACACCGCGATCAGCGCGGCGCTCGGCGGCGGTTTCGACGGCGTGTTTTTTCATCCGAGCGGAGCCCGGATGGCTCCCTGGCTGACCGGGCGCCTCCGCGATGTGAGCACGCGGGTGGTGGTGCTCGATCACGATGCGAGTCCCCACGGCCTGCGCTCGGTGGCGGTGTTTCCGGTGGCGGCCGGGCGCAAGCTGCTCGACCACCTCGCCCGGCTCGGCCATCGCCGGATCGATTGCCTCAATGTGCAGACGCACAATTCCGTGATCGAGGCGCGTATCGGCCTGTGGCGGACGTTTCTGGCCGAACACCGGCTCGCCGGCACGCTCTACTCGCCCCGGGCCCTGACCCTCGACGCGGCACGCGACGAAGTGCTGGCCCGGCTCGGTGACTCCGGCGGCGATCCGGTGGGCACCGCGTTTTTCTGCACCACGCTCTACGCCGCGATCGGCGGCATGCGCGCCCTGCACGAAGCGGGCCTTTCAATCGGCCGCGACGTGTCGGTGTGCGCCATCAACGACGAGGGCATGGCGCCGTTCCTGATCCCGTCGCTCACCAGCCTGCGCTCGCCGTCGCGGGTGCCGTACCTGGGCAAGGCCGTGGACTGGATGCTCGGCGACACGGAGTGGAAAACCCCCTCGCTTCTCCAGCCGCGCACCGCGCCGCTTTTCCTCGGCGAATCGACGGGCCCGGCTCCCGCCCTGCCGGCCGTCGCCGCCCGATCCTGA
- a CDS encoding dCMP deaminase, producing MSGPVSPVDLIAEATTRFGERPSWDDYFMATAVLLSTRSPCERLHVGCVIVSGGDRRNRLVAAGYNGFLPGTPHVSRVRDGHEQATVHAEQNAVADAARRGSSLEGCVAYVTHFPCINCAKILAAAGIAEVRYRDDYKNDPLVEPLLADAGVSIRKL from the coding sequence ATGAGCGGACCCGTTTCCCCTGTCGATCTGATTGCCGAAGCCACCACCCGGTTTGGCGAGCGGCCGTCGTGGGATGATTATTTCATGGCCACGGCGGTGCTCCTCTCCACCCGCAGCCCGTGCGAACGGCTGCACGTGGGCTGCGTGATCGTCAGCGGAGGCGATCGTCGCAACCGGCTCGTCGCCGCCGGCTACAACGGGTTCCTTCCCGGCACTCCGCATGTGTCGCGTGTCCGTGACGGGCACGAGCAGGCGACCGTCCATGCCGAGCAGAATGCCGTGGCCGACGCCGCCCGCCGGGGCAGTTCGCTGGAGGGATGCGTGGCCTACGTCACCCATTTCCCCTGCATCAACTGCGCAAAGATCCTCGCCGCCGCCGGCATCGCGGAGGTCCGCTACCGTGACGATTACAAAAACGACCCGCTGGTCGAGCCGCTGCTGGCCGACGCCGGCGTGAGCATCCGGAAGCTGTAA
- a CDS encoding iron ABC transporter substrate-binding protein, protein MFTLRNSLVLLVIAVIVALPFLLRPAREAPGRADDTLVILSPHNEAIRQEFQTAFARWWRERTGRTVYVDWRSVGGASEIARYLEGEYAAAFRYHWTRRLGRPWSFAVQAAYANGRLPASATAEEKEARAAFLASDAGCGVDLFFGGGTYDFIVQDRAGRLIDSGVVAAHPDWFSDEAIPQKHAGDDYRGREGRWLGTVLSAFGIVYNRVSLERLGLPAPEQWTDLADPRYFGEVALADPTKSGSINKAFENLIQQQMHRRVRERAAGNRAAAGKNLKSEISDLKSQEPAPPAEAEAAAVAAGWAQGLQLIQRIAANARYFTDSAQKVPIDVAAGNCAAGMCIDFYGRQQVEALLRRGESDRLAYVSPEGGTAYSVDPVAMLRGAPNPEVARGFIEFVLGMEGQRLWDQKAGTPGGPERFALRRLPVRKDFYNLPGIDALRSDPDEKPYAVAEPLVYRADWSGSLFNELRFIIRAMCLDSHRELKQAWRAIHAARERGDTGAADAALAVMLDVSAVDYAAAGGPIKAALGARDKAEEIRLAATLGAHFRAQYRRAAALARE, encoded by the coding sequence ATGTTCACGCTTCGCAACAGCCTCGTCCTGCTCGTCATCGCGGTCATCGTGGCCCTGCCGTTCCTGCTGCGTCCGGCGCGCGAGGCGCCGGGGCGGGCGGACGACACGCTTGTCATCCTTTCGCCGCACAACGAGGCCATCCGCCAGGAGTTCCAGACGGCGTTCGCCCGCTGGTGGCGCGAGCGGACGGGCCGGACGGTGTATGTGGACTGGCGCAGCGTCGGCGGCGCGAGCGAGATCGCCCGGTATCTGGAAGGCGAATACGCGGCGGCCTTCCGCTACCACTGGACGCGCCGGCTGGGGCGGCCATGGAGTTTTGCCGTGCAGGCGGCCTACGCCAACGGGCGCCTGCCGGCCTCGGCCACGGCGGAGGAAAAGGAGGCGCGGGCGGCGTTTCTGGCCTCGGACGCCGGGTGCGGCGTGGACCTGTTTTTTGGCGGAGGCACCTATGATTTCATTGTGCAGGACCGGGCCGGGCGGCTGATCGACAGCGGCGTGGTGGCGGCGCATCCGGACTGGTTTTCCGACGAGGCGATTCCCCAAAAACATGCCGGCGACGATTACCGGGGCAGGGAAGGGCGCTGGCTGGGGACGGTGCTGAGCGCGTTCGGGATCGTCTACAACCGCGTGTCGCTGGAACGCCTGGGCCTGCCTGCCCCGGAGCAATGGACGGATCTCGCCGATCCGCGCTATTTCGGCGAGGTGGCGCTGGCCGATCCGACGAAGAGCGGGTCGATCAACAAGGCGTTTGAAAACCTCATCCAGCAACAGATGCACCGCAGGGTGCGCGAGCGCGCCGCAGGGAACCGGGCCGCCGCTGGGAAAAATCTGAAATCTGAAATTTCAGATTTGAAATCGCAGGAGCCGGCCCCGCCGGCGGAGGCTGAGGCCGCTGCGGTGGCGGCAGGGTGGGCGCAGGGCTTGCAGTTGATCCAGCGGATCGCGGCCAACGCCCGTTATTTTACCGACAGCGCGCAGAAGGTGCCGATCGACGTGGCGGCGGGCAACTGCGCGGCGGGGATGTGCATCGATTTTTACGGACGGCAGCAGGTGGAGGCGTTGTTGCGACGGGGCGAGAGCGACCGCCTGGCGTACGTGTCGCCGGAGGGAGGCACCGCGTATTCGGTCGATCCGGTGGCGATGCTGCGCGGCGCGCCCAATCCGGAGGTGGCGCGCGGGTTTATCGAGTTCGTGCTCGGGATGGAGGGGCAGCGGCTTTGGGATCAGAAGGCGGGGACGCCCGGCGGGCCGGAGCGGTTTGCGTTGCGGCGCCTGCCGGTGCGAAAGGATTTTTATAACTTGCCGGGAATCGATGCGCTGCGGAGTGATCCGGACGAAAAACCGTACGCGGTGGCCGAACCGCTCGTTTACCGGGCGGACTGGTCGGGCAGTCTGTTCAACGAACTGCGTTTCATCATCCGGGCGATGTGCTTGGATTCGCACCGCGAACTGAAGCAGGCGTGGCGCGCCATCCACGCCGCCCGCGAGCGCGGCGACACCGGGGCCGCCGATGCGGCGCTGGCGGTGATGCTCGACGTGAGCGCGGTGGACTACGCCGCGGCGGGCGGCCCGATCAAGGCGGCTCTCGGCGCGCGCGACAAGGCCGAGGAGATCCGGCTGGCCGCGACGCTCGGCGCGCACTTTCGCGCGCAGTACCGGCGGGCGGCGGCGCTGGCGAGGGAGTGA
- a CDS encoding spermidine/putrescine ABC transporter ATP-binding protein, translating to MISIRIQNLTKRFGSTVALDDLSLTIEPGELFFLLGPSGCGKTTLLRSLAGFAEPDTGRILFGEDDVTRLPPHRRNTGMVFQSYALWPHLTVAGNVAFGLEERKVPRAEIRRRVDEALASVHMTHCADRKPNQLSGGQQQRVALARALVVRPRCLLLDEPLSNLDAKLRLEMRMEIRRVCKEAGLTTVYVTHDQKEALSVADRMAVLDAGKVLQTGAPREVYCRPVCKAVAHFIGETDFVEGRVISRGAPGQGAEIAVDTALGRFVGVAGDPATATAAGPGALAEGARVTLSIRPEAWTLRESGASANTLRGRIGECVYLGEVAQYGFVTGGGSAAGGGANSGAGGAGEPRTIKVYELNPRHIGAAARERELFAHVAPEDVVVLTR from the coding sequence ATGATCTCGATCCGCATCCAGAATCTTACCAAACGCTTCGGGTCCACGGTCGCGCTGGACGACCTTTCGCTGACCATCGAGCCCGGGGAGCTGTTTTTTCTGCTCGGGCCGAGCGGGTGCGGCAAGACGACCCTGCTCCGGAGCCTGGCCGGGTTTGCCGAACCGGACACGGGGCGGATCCTGTTTGGCGAGGACGACGTCACCCGGCTGCCTCCGCACCGGCGCAACACCGGCATGGTGTTCCAGAGTTATGCGCTCTGGCCGCACCTGACGGTCGCGGGCAACGTCGCCTTTGGCCTGGAAGAGCGCAAGGTGCCGCGGGCCGAAATCCGGCGGCGGGTGGACGAGGCGCTCGCCTCCGTCCACATGACGCATTGCGCCGACCGCAAGCCCAACCAGCTTTCGGGCGGGCAACAGCAACGCGTGGCGCTCGCCCGCGCGCTGGTCGTGCGGCCGCGGTGCCTGTTGCTCGACGAGCCGCTCTCCAATCTCGATGCCAAGCTGCGCCTGGAAATGCGCATGGAGATCCGCCGCGTGTGCAAGGAGGCCGGGTTGACGACCGTTTACGTGACGCACGACCAGAAGGAGGCGCTTTCAGTGGCCGACCGGATGGCCGTCCTCGACGCCGGGAAGGTTCTGCAAACGGGCGCGCCGCGCGAGGTTTACTGCCGGCCGGTGTGCAAGGCGGTGGCGCATTTCATCGGCGAGACGGATTTTGTCGAGGGGCGGGTCATCTCGCGCGGCGCGCCGGGACAGGGCGCGGAGATCGCGGTGGACACGGCGCTGGGCCGGTTCGTCGGCGTGGCCGGAGATCCAGCGACGGCGACGGCGGCGGGTCCGGGCGCGCTGGCCGAAGGCGCGCGCGTGACGTTGTCGATCCGGCCCGAGGCGTGGACGTTGCGCGAGAGCGGCGCCTCTGCCAACACCCTGCGCGGCCGGATCGGCGAGTGCGTGTACCTCGGCGAGGTGGCGCAATACGGTTTTGTGACCGGTGGCGGCAGCGCGGCGGGCGGCGGCGCGAACTCCGGCGCGGGCGGGGCCGGGGAGCCGCGCACGATCAAGGTGTACGAACTCAATCCGCGCCACATCGGCGCGGCGGCGCGCGAGCGGGAACTGTTTGCGCACGTGGCGCCGGAGGATGTGGTTGTACTGACGCGCTGA
- a CDS encoding orotate phosphoribosyltransferase: MDAQQQEILDIFTRTRALLRGHFVLRSGLHSGHYFQCAQVCQDMGAVQRLAELLLEKLRARGVAFQTVLAPAMGGLVIGQEIARQAGVRYIFAEKEHDRLVLRRGFRFAPGERVLVAEDVVTRGGRVIECLDLIRQGGGEAVAVGMLVDRSAGAMRFDVPAVSLLELSFPTYPADQLPPELAALPVEKPGS, translated from the coding sequence ATGGATGCACAACAGCAGGAAATCCTCGATATCTTCACCCGCACCCGGGCTCTCCTTCGCGGCCATTTCGTCCTCCGGTCCGGCCTCCACAGCGGCCACTACTTCCAGTGCGCCCAGGTGTGCCAGGACATGGGCGCCGTCCAGCGGCTCGCCGAGCTCCTCCTTGAAAAACTCCGCGCCCGGGGCGTCGCTTTCCAGACCGTGCTCGCCCCGGCGATGGGCGGCCTGGTGATCGGCCAGGAAATCGCCCGCCAGGCCGGCGTCCGCTATATTTTTGCCGAGAAGGAGCACGACCGCCTCGTGCTCCGCCGGGGATTCCGCTTCGCTCCGGGCGAACGCGTGCTCGTGGCCGAGGACGTCGTCACGCGCGGCGGCCGCGTCATCGAATGCCTCGACCTGATCCGCCAGGGCGGCGGCGAGGCCGTCGCGGTCGGCATGCTCGTGGACCGCAGCGCCGGTGCCATGCGCTTCGACGTGCCCGCCGTGTCGCTGCTCGAACTCAGTTTCCCGACGTATCCCGCCGACCAGCTCCCGCCCGAACTCGCCGCTCTCCCGGTCGAGAAACCCGGCAGTTAA
- a CDS encoding DNA topoisomerase IV subunit B — MAADYTESSIKTLSPLEHIRLRPGMYIGRLGNGAHAEDGIYVLLKETIDNSIDEFTMGHGKKIEVYLDERTLTVRDYGRGIPLGKLVDCVSIINTGAKYDSETFQKAVGLNGVGQKAVNALSVSYRAEAIRDGQCKIAEFRQGKLVKDNKVQATTEKNGTIIEFTPDEALFGADFRFRTEYIEEMLWNYAFLNRGLTLYFNGKPYRSENGLKDLLTKKLTGEPLYPLAHIEAPDIEVALTHGEHYGEEYYSFVNGQHTTMGGTHLAAFREGVVATVRNFFKKDYEAADVRQSIIAAVSIRVQEPVFESQTKTKLGSSEMGPKGPSVRQFIIQFLQQHLDNWLHRNPEAADAVKRKIEASERERKELSGIRNLAKERAKKASLHNRKLRDCRIHLDSKDKRAEESSIFIVEGDSAAGSLTSCRDVQTQAVFALKGKPLNTFGLTKKVIYENEEFHLLQSALNIEEGIEHLRYNKVIVATDADVDGMHIRLLLLSFFLQFFPDLITQGHVSILETPLFRVRNKKQTIYCYSEAEKQSALHKLGQNAEITRFKGLGEVSPSEFKDFIGENIRLEPVTLAHLHNSTELLTFYMGKNTPKRQDFIIENLRVEKDLVEVA, encoded by the coding sequence ATGGCCGCCGACTACACCGAATCTTCCATCAAGACCCTTTCCCCTCTCGAGCACATCCGCCTGCGTCCCGGCATGTACATCGGCCGCCTCGGCAACGGCGCCCACGCCGAGGATGGCATCTACGTCCTGCTCAAGGAGACCATCGACAACTCCATCGACGAATTCACGATGGGCCACGGCAAAAAAATCGAGGTCTACCTCGACGAACGCACCCTCACCGTCCGCGACTACGGACGCGGCATCCCGCTCGGCAAACTCGTCGACTGCGTCTCCATCATCAACACCGGCGCCAAGTACGACAGCGAGACGTTCCAGAAGGCCGTCGGCCTCAACGGCGTCGGCCAGAAAGCCGTCAACGCCCTCTCCGTCAGCTACCGCGCCGAGGCCATTCGCGACGGCCAGTGCAAGATCGCCGAATTCCGCCAGGGCAAGCTCGTCAAGGACAACAAGGTCCAGGCCACCACCGAGAAAAACGGCACCATTATCGAATTCACTCCCGACGAGGCGCTCTTCGGAGCCGACTTCCGCTTCCGCACCGAGTACATCGAGGAAATGCTCTGGAACTACGCGTTCCTCAATCGCGGCCTCACGCTCTATTTCAACGGCAAGCCCTACCGCTCCGAAAACGGCCTGAAAGACCTGCTCACCAAAAAACTCACCGGCGAACCGCTCTATCCGCTCGCCCACATCGAGGCGCCCGACATCGAGGTCGCGCTGACCCACGGCGAACACTACGGCGAAGAATATTACTCCTTCGTCAACGGCCAGCACACCACCATGGGCGGCACGCACCTCGCGGCCTTCCGCGAAGGCGTCGTCGCCACCGTGCGCAACTTTTTCAAGAAAGACTACGAGGCCGCCGACGTGCGCCAGTCGATCATCGCCGCCGTCTCGATCCGCGTGCAGGAACCCGTGTTCGAATCGCAGACCAAGACCAAGCTCGGCTCCAGCGAGATGGGCCCCAAAGGCCCCAGCGTCCGCCAGTTCATCATCCAGTTTCTCCAGCAACACCTCGACAACTGGCTGCATCGCAATCCCGAGGCCGCCGACGCCGTGAAGCGCAAGATCGAGGCCAGCGAACGCGAGCGCAAGGAACTCTCCGGCATCCGCAACCTCGCGAAAGAACGCGCCAAAAAAGCCTCGCTCCACAACCGCAAGCTTCGCGACTGCCGCATCCACCTCGACTCGAAAGACAAGCGCGCCGAGGAGAGCAGCATCTTCATCGTCGAGGGCGACTCCGCCGCCGGCTCGCTCACCTCCTGCCGTGACGTGCAGACGCAGGCGGTCTTCGCGCTGAAGGGCAAACCGCTCAACACCTTCGGCCTCACCAAGAAGGTCATCTACGAAAACGAGGAATTCCACCTCCTCCAGAGCGCGCTCAACATCGAGGAAGGCATCGAACACCTGCGCTACAACAAGGTCATCGTCGCCACCGACGCCGACGTCGACGGCATGCACATCCGGCTGTTGCTGCTCTCGTTTTTCCTGCAATTTTTCCCCGACCTCATCACGCAGGGCCACGTATCCATTCTGGAAACACCGCTTTTCCGCGTGCGCAACAAGAAGCAGACGATCTACTGCTACAGCGAAGCCGAGAAACAGTCCGCACTCCACAAGCTCGGGCAGAATGCGGAGATCACCCGCTTCAAGGGACTCGGCGAAGTGAGCCCGTCGGAGTTCAAGGACTTTATCGGCGAGAACATCCGCCTCGAACCCGTGACGCTCGCCCACCTGCACAACAGCACCGAGCTCCTCACCTTCTACATGGGGAAAAACACGCCGAAGCGGCAGGATTTCATCATCGAAAACCTCCGCGTCGAAAAAGACCTCGTCGAGGTCGCCTGA
- a CDS encoding 2-dehydropantoate 2-reductase, producing MIETVAILGSGALGLYYGGRLAHAGIDVRFLARSDLAHLRKHGITVRYPEDTFTLKSVRAEGTPEDIGPVDLVVVSLKATANGELPRLLPPLLHSGTSVLMIQNGLGVDDVAATIVGPARTVGGLCFVCVNRIGPGHAECTMTGVVVVGEFAGPATDRTRALAALWEKAGMKMSVTDNLAEARWKKLVWNIPFNGLAVTGGGIDTEKILADPAMTAEVWALMREVQAAAAAHGITIPDDFVKHQVERTYPMGPYKPSTMLDYVAGKPIELEPIWGEPLRRAREKGVAVPHLAALYERLRRM from the coding sequence ATGATCGAAACCGTGGCCATTCTCGGCTCCGGCGCGCTCGGGCTCTACTACGGCGGACGCCTCGCGCACGCGGGCATCGATGTGCGCTTCCTCGCCCGCAGCGACCTCGCCCACCTGCGCAAGCACGGCATCACCGTCCGCTATCCGGAAGACACCTTCACTCTCAAATCCGTCCGCGCCGAGGGCACGCCCGAAGACATCGGTCCGGTGGATCTCGTTGTCGTCAGCCTCAAGGCCACGGCCAACGGGGAGCTCCCCCGCCTGCTCCCTCCCCTGCTCCACTCCGGCACCAGCGTCCTCATGATCCAGAACGGGCTCGGCGTGGACGACGTTGCCGCCACCATCGTCGGCCCCGCGCGCACCGTCGGCGGCCTCTGTTTCGTGTGCGTCAACCGCATCGGCCCCGGCCATGCGGAATGCACGATGACCGGCGTGGTCGTGGTCGGCGAATTCGCCGGCCCCGCCACCGACCGCACCCGCGCCCTCGCCGCCCTCTGGGAAAAGGCCGGCATGAAGATGTCCGTCACCGACAATCTCGCCGAGGCCCGCTGGAAAAAGCTCGTCTGGAACATCCCGTTCAACGGGCTCGCCGTCACCGGCGGCGGCATCGACACGGAAAAAATCCTCGCCGACCCGGCAATGACCGCCGAGGTGTGGGCGCTCATGCGCGAGGTGCAGGCCGCGGCCGCCGCCCACGGCATCACCATCCCCGATGATTTTGTGAAACACCAGGTCGAGCGCACGTATCCGATGGGTCCTTACAAACCCTCGACGATGCTCGACTACGTGGCCGGCAAGCCGATCGAACTCGAACCGATCTGGGGCGAACCGCTCCGGCGCGCCCGGGAAAAGGGCGTCGCCGTGCCGCATCTCGCCGCGCTCTACGAACGCCTGCGGAGGATGTAG